A genome region from Jeongeupia sp. HS-3 includes the following:
- a CDS encoding family 20 glycosylhydrolase, translating into MTQPAGKQLALQWQCITNGHNGDNFIAELTLSNRSAVPLSGEGWAIYFNTCRKIKPEGIEGGVVIEQVNGDLWRMVPAAGFGGLAAGESRVIRYEGLFWVIQETDAPLGFYIVYGDGTPQARAEAIGDPLILPFATEGQRNRSANDKVQPVTPATRFADNEKLTLLAADAVGKITPTPLESSFGGGHFVIDANTAIVHSDTLNAEAAFLQAALADVGVQAQRAAQGKGIVLQIGAVNVAQTGAAVEAYSLEIDASGVVITGASAHGVFNGIQSLRQLLPVDAFVNPLPALAVPFGRVVDAPRFAYRGLHLDVGRNFSSKASVLRLLECMALYKLNQFHFHLTDDEGWRLEIPTLPELTEIGSGRGFTASETDHLVPCFGSGAEVEGSSGTGFYSRAEFIEILKFATERHIEIVPEFDVPGHARAAIKAMNVRYERLKAAGQLEAAEQYLLVDFADKSEYESVQLWHDNVMCIAREGAYNFIETVITDVKAMYFDAGAPLTTLHTGGDEVPHGAWEASPICLAFMQEHGMTTIQELQDHFLERYRDILKKHGLIFGGWEEIALKKETVDGVVHHGPNPKFVDANFRPYIWNNVWGWGQEDFAYQLANAGYKVVLCNVTNLYFDLAYEKDPLEPGYYWGGFITTRKAFEFCPLDIYTTATVNLLGHDLGDSLKDKVKLTEQGTANVLGIQGELWAENIRDAGRLEYLAMPRLIALAERAWAKDPGWTFVADKVARDGRMDADWNQFANRLGQRELPRLDGVVGGYGYRVPVPGAKIDGGKLVANVEAPGFVLRYSVDGSEPTNASPAYAGPVTVSGAVKIAAFTTTGRRGRVISVG; encoded by the coding sequence ATGACCCAGCCCGCAGGCAAGCAACTGGCTTTGCAATGGCAGTGCATCACCAACGGCCACAACGGCGATAACTTCATCGCCGAACTGACGCTGAGCAACCGTTCCGCCGTGCCGCTTTCGGGCGAAGGCTGGGCGATCTATTTCAATACCTGCCGCAAGATCAAGCCCGAGGGCATCGAAGGCGGCGTGGTGATCGAGCAGGTCAACGGCGATTTGTGGCGCATGGTGCCGGCCGCCGGCTTTGGCGGCCTTGCCGCCGGTGAAAGCCGCGTCATTCGCTACGAAGGTTTGTTCTGGGTCATCCAGGAAACCGACGCGCCGCTGGGTTTCTACATTGTGTACGGCGATGGCACGCCGCAAGCGCGCGCCGAAGCGATCGGCGACCCGCTGATCCTGCCTTTCGCGACCGAGGGCCAGCGCAACCGCTCGGCCAACGACAAGGTGCAGCCGGTGACGCCGGCGACGCGTTTTGCCGACAACGAAAAACTCACCCTGCTCGCCGCCGACGCCGTCGGCAAGATCACCCCGACGCCACTGGAGTCGAGCTTTGGTGGCGGCCATTTCGTCATCGACGCGAACACCGCGATCGTCCATTCGGATACGCTGAACGCCGAGGCCGCCTTCCTGCAAGCCGCGTTGGCCGATGTGGGTGTGCAAGCGCAACGCGCCGCGCAAGGCAAGGGCATCGTGCTGCAGATCGGCGCCGTCAACGTCGCCCAGACCGGTGCAGCTGTCGAGGCGTATTCGCTCGAGATCGACGCCAGCGGCGTGGTGATTACCGGTGCCTCGGCACACGGTGTCTTCAACGGTATCCAGAGCCTGCGCCAGTTGCTGCCGGTCGATGCCTTTGTGAACCCGCTGCCTGCGCTGGCGGTGCCGTTCGGCCGCGTCGTCGATGCGCCGCGCTTCGCGTATCGCGGCCTGCATCTGGATGTGGGTCGTAACTTCTCGTCCAAAGCGAGCGTACTGCGGCTTTTGGAATGCATGGCGCTGTACAAGCTCAACCAGTTCCATTTTCACCTGACCGATGACGAAGGCTGGCGCCTGGAAATCCCGACGCTGCCGGAGCTGACCGAAATCGGTTCGGGCCGCGGCTTTACCGCTTCTGAGACCGATCATCTGGTGCCGTGCTTCGGTTCGGGCGCCGAGGTCGAAGGGTCGAGCGGCACCGGTTTCTATAGCCGTGCCGAGTTCATCGAAATCCTCAAGTTCGCCACCGAGCGCCATATCGAGATCGTTCCCGAATTCGACGTGCCGGGCCATGCCCGTGCGGCGATCAAGGCGATGAACGTGCGCTACGAGCGCCTCAAGGCCGCCGGCCAGCTCGAAGCCGCCGAGCAGTATCTGCTGGTCGATTTCGCCGACAAGTCCGAGTACGAATCGGTGCAGCTGTGGCACGACAACGTGATGTGCATCGCCCGTGAAGGTGCGTACAACTTCATCGAAACGGTGATCACCGACGTCAAGGCGATGTACTTTGATGCCGGTGCGCCGCTGACGACCTTGCATACCGGCGGCGACGAAGTGCCGCACGGCGCGTGGGAAGCATCGCCGATCTGCCTGGCGTTCATGCAAGAACACGGCATGACGACGATCCAGGAACTGCAGGACCACTTCCTCGAGCGCTACCGCGACATTCTCAAAAAGCACGGGCTGATTTTTGGTGGCTGGGAAGAAATCGCGCTGAAGAAGGAAACCGTCGACGGCGTGGTGCATCACGGCCCGAATCCGAAGTTCGTCGATGCCAACTTCCGCCCTTACATCTGGAACAATGTCTGGGGCTGGGGCCAGGAAGACTTTGCCTATCAGCTGGCCAACGCCGGCTACAAGGTGGTGTTGTGCAACGTCACCAATCTGTACTTCGATCTGGCGTATGAAAAAGATCCGCTCGAGCCGGGCTACTACTGGGGTGGCTTCATCACCACGCGCAAGGCGTTCGAGTTCTGCCCGCTGGATATCTACACTACGGCGACGGTCAACCTGCTCGGCCATGACCTGGGCGACTCGCTCAAGGACAAGGTCAAGCTGACTGAGCAGGGCACGGCCAATGTGCTCGGCATTCAGGGTGAGCTGTGGGCCGAGAACATCCGTGACGCCGGCCGGCTCGAATATCTGGCGATGCCGCGTCTGATCGCACTGGCCGAACGCGCCTGGGCAAAAGATCCGGGCTGGACCTTTGTCGCCGACAAGGTGGCGCGCGATGGACGGATGGATGCCGACTGGAACCAGTTCGCCAACCGCCTCGGCCAGCGCGAACTGCCGCGTCTGGACGGCGTGGTTGGCGGTTACGGCTACCGCGTGCCGGTGCCGGGCGCGAAAATCGACGGCGGCAAACTCGTCGCCAACGTCGAGGCGCCGGGCTTTGTGCTGCGCTATAGCGTTGATGGCAGCGAGCCGACCAATGCCTCGCCGGCCTATGCCGGCCCGGTCACGGTGTCGGGCGCGGTGAAGATTGCCGCGTTCACCACCACCGGTCGTCGCGGTCGCGTGATCAGCGTTGGCTGA